One Haloarchaeobius amylolyticus DNA window includes the following coding sequences:
- a CDS encoding sulfite exporter TauE/SafE family protein, producing the protein MTSDWVTTGLSAVVILVASVVHGIAGFGFAQVSMGMMPLFRSPSSASIIFTATAVVSNARVWWSVRDAFDWEKWIVPVGGLVVGMPLGIYVFSEFNKAQMRVAIGLTLVLAVIVVGATQQLDTVTDWIEEKDYRPGNVIGVTAGLLAGILGGAVAVPGPPMIVYGAFMAASGFWSDEEMKATFTAFFGTLMLYRLGTLTYTGAVTTPLMIEALVAMPMVFVGAWVGVYIFDHIPERIFQWLVLLLLTVNAFVLLFTAVPEL; encoded by the coding sequence ATGACGAGTGACTGGGTTACGACGGGGTTGTCTGCGGTCGTCATCCTCGTCGCGTCAGTCGTTCACGGCATCGCTGGTTTCGGCTTCGCGCAGGTGTCGATGGGGATGATGCCGCTGTTTCGGTCGCCCTCGAGTGCGTCGATCATCTTCACGGCGACGGCGGTCGTGAGTAACGCTCGCGTCTGGTGGAGCGTCCGCGACGCCTTTGACTGGGAGAAGTGGATTGTTCCTGTCGGTGGTCTCGTCGTCGGGATGCCACTCGGTATCTACGTGTTCAGCGAGTTCAATAAGGCCCAGATGCGCGTTGCCATCGGGCTCACACTTGTGCTGGCGGTCATCGTCGTTGGCGCGACCCAGCAACTCGATACTGTGACGGACTGGATCGAGGAGAAGGACTACCGACCGGGCAATGTTATCGGTGTGACGGCTGGGTTGCTCGCGGGGATCCTCGGAGGCGCCGTCGCCGTCCCCGGTCCGCCGATGATCGTCTACGGCGCCTTCATGGCGGCGAGCGGATTCTGGAGTGACGAGGAGATGAAGGCCACGTTCACCGCCTTCTTCGGGACGCTCATGCTGTACCGCCTCGGGACCCTTACGTACACGGGAGCCGTGACGACGCCACTGATGATCGAGGCTCTCGTCGCCATGCCGATGGTGTTCGTCGGTGCCTGGGTCGGCGTGTACATCTTCGACCACATCCCCGAGCGCATCTTCCAGTGGCTCGTGCTTTTGCTACTGACCGTGAATGCGTTCGTCCTCCTGTTCACGGCGGTTCCGGAACTCTAA
- a CDS encoding RNA-guided endonuclease InsQ/TnpB family protein, translating into MSRTIRTFEATITNQRQVYDDLDQLGWAASKLWNVGRYYAQEQWDETGEIPDDGELKAELKSHERYTDLHSQSSQRVLEELAEAFNGWFGKRRNGDDRARPPGYRKNGDAHPRSTVSFKAAGFKHDAQFTRVRLSKGRNLKEHRSDFVLCEYETRPDVDLTEWNIQQVRAVYKRDEWRLQFVCRTTIDPDPPGDEVAGVDLGICNFAAVSFGGESVLYPGGALKEDEYYLTKQKAKCDDSSSREATRLDRKRTGRRTHFLHALSKAVVEECVERGVGTLVVGDLGGIREDDENDEPRNWGDHGNLDLHGWAFDRFTTLLDYKAAAEGIDMELVSERDTSKSCSACGQTDDDQRVERGLYVCEQCDTVANADVNGAENIRQKVLPSLATDGGDRDNGWLAQPAVRLFDRSEGSFAPREQVANREP; encoded by the coding sequence ATGAGTCGGACCATCCGAACCTTCGAGGCCACCATCACGAACCAGCGACAGGTTTATGACGACCTCGACCAACTCGGGTGGGCCGCCTCAAAGCTCTGGAACGTCGGTCGCTACTACGCACAAGAACAGTGGGACGAAACGGGCGAGATCCCCGATGACGGGGAACTCAAAGCCGAACTCAAAAGCCACGAACGCTACACGGACTTACATTCACAATCCAGTCAGCGCGTTCTCGAAGAACTCGCTGAAGCGTTCAACGGCTGGTTCGGCAAGCGTCGGAACGGCGACGACCGTGCTCGACCGCCCGGCTACCGCAAAAACGGAGACGCCCACCCACGTTCAACCGTGTCGTTCAAAGCGGCTGGCTTCAAACACGACGCACAATTCACCCGTGTTCGCCTCTCGAAAGGCCGCAACCTCAAAGAACACCGCTCGGACTTCGTTCTCTGCGAGTACGAGACTCGCCCGGATGTTGACCTGACCGAGTGGAACATTCAACAGGTTCGTGCCGTCTACAAGCGCGACGAGTGGCGGCTTCAATTCGTCTGTCGAACCACCATCGACCCGGACCCGCCGGGTGACGAGGTGGCTGGTGTTGACCTCGGGATTTGCAACTTCGCCGCCGTCTCGTTCGGCGGTGAGTCGGTGTTGTATCCCGGTGGCGCACTCAAAGAGGACGAATACTACTTGACGAAGCAGAAAGCCAAATGCGACGATTCTTCGTCCCGTGAGGCGACCCGTCTTGACCGAAAGCGAACGGGTCGTCGGACACACTTCTTGCACGCACTCTCGAAAGCGGTTGTCGAGGAGTGCGTTGAACGAGGTGTCGGGACGCTTGTCGTTGGCGACCTCGGTGGCATCCGGGAGGACGACGAAAACGACGAACCCCGGAATTGGGGTGATCACGGCAATCTCGACTTGCACGGGTGGGCGTTTGACCGCTTCACGACGCTCCTCGACTACAAGGCAGCAGCCGAAGGCATCGACATGGAGTTGGTGTCGGAACGTGATACGTCGAAGTCGTGTTCGGCGTGTGGACAGACCGACGATGATCAGCGCGTTGAACGTGGACTGTACGTGTGTGAACAGTGCGATACAGTTGCGAACGCGGACGTGAACGGCGCAGAGAACATTCGACAAAAGGTACTCCCGAGTCTCGCCACGGATGGCGGTGATAGGGATAACGGCTGGTTGGCACAGCCAGCGGTTCGCCTGTTCGACCGTAGCGAGGGCAGTTTCGCCCCGCGAGAACAGGTTGCGAACCGCGAACCATAA
- a CDS encoding GNAT family N-acetyltransferase has protein sequence MEIRPAESDDRERIRAIARDSLQSSYSLSPQQIEMILEEEFDDTSLNHLLDDPDTTVLVVDETIDGTETVSGFITVQIGTQATIRWLHVDPEARGRGIATTLLGRVREEFVEKPIAASVLEDAAEGGEFLKGFGLKESGHDQIIVGGEELGVTMFTEGEGTETSNEPTVPVPESVSIDGVDRPLDRDESVPGTEAPFFTLYSAEDEQDAYGYFCSQCGSTNVSADGQDRLECGDCGNAHLADEWDGAYL, from the coding sequence ATGGAAATTCGCCCTGCGGAGTCGGATGACCGGGAACGAATCAGAGCAATCGCGCGCGACTCGCTGCAATCGTCGTACTCGCTCAGCCCACAGCAGATCGAGATGATACTTGAAGAGGAGTTCGACGACACCTCACTGAACCACCTGCTCGACGATCCGGATACGACGGTGCTCGTCGTCGACGAGACGATTGACGGCACGGAGACGGTTTCCGGGTTCATCACGGTTCAAATCGGAACGCAAGCGACAATCCGGTGGCTCCACGTGGATCCAGAGGCACGGGGCAGGGGCATCGCCACGACGCTGCTCGGTCGCGTTCGCGAAGAATTTGTCGAGAAGCCGATTGCAGCGTCTGTCCTCGAGGATGCCGCCGAGGGCGGCGAGTTCCTCAAGGGGTTCGGCCTCAAAGAAAGTGGCCACGACCAGATAATAGTCGGTGGAGAGGAACTCGGCGTCACCATGTTCACCGAGGGCGAAGGGACGGAGACGTCGAACGAACCCACCGTCCCGGTGCCTGAGTCCGTCAGTATCGACGGAGTTGACCGGCCACTCGACCGCGACGAGAGCGTTCCTGGCACGGAGGCCCCATTCTTTACGTTGTACTCTGCGGAGGACGAGCAGGATGCGTACGGGTACTTCTGTTCACAGTGTGGCAGTACGAACGTCTCCGCCGACGGACAAGACAGGCTCGAGTGTGGGGACTGTGGCAACGCACACTTGGCCGACGAGTGGGACGGTGCGTACCTCTAA
- a CDS encoding DUF4396 domain-containing protein yields the protein MGVQQTLQNFLTNPMYLATWGGLVALSLSVLIWDLRKNNSELPSLMNFVWGFTVLYSGPIALAGYWWSGRTQIDHDSLWRKSFRSVSHCYSGCGTGEILGVSIAVGLLAFKTTGTILLSFTLAYLGGYLLTVGPLMQEGVGLNEALKDAFYSETASITVMEIVAIGTDVWLAGEAGMGEILFWTALVFSLTMGLIAAYPVNLVLIHFGVKEGMMNPAEMSA from the coding sequence ATGGGAGTGCAGCAGACCTTACAAAATTTCCTCACGAATCCGATGTACCTCGCAACGTGGGGGGGACTCGTCGCGCTTTCACTCTCGGTACTCATCTGGGATCTCCGGAAGAACAACTCGGAACTTCCAAGTTTGATGAATTTCGTCTGGGGGTTCACGGTACTGTACTCCGGTCCGATCGCACTCGCTGGCTACTGGTGGTCGGGACGCACGCAGATTGACCACGACTCACTCTGGCGGAAGAGCTTTCGCTCGGTCAGCCACTGTTATTCAGGATGCGGAACCGGCGAGATCCTCGGCGTCTCTATTGCAGTCGGTCTGCTTGCGTTCAAAACAACCGGCACGATTCTTCTCTCCTTCACCTTGGCGTACTTGGGCGGGTATCTGTTGACGGTCGGGCCGCTGATGCAGGAAGGTGTCGGGCTCAATGAGGCACTCAAAGACGCCTTTTATTCGGAAACCGCCAGCATCACCGTCATGGAGATCGTCGCCATAGGAACGGATGTCTGGCTCGCCGGCGAAGCTGGGATGGGCGAGATCCTGTTCTGGACGGCGCTGGTGTTCTCACTCACGATGGGGCTCATCGCAGCCTATCCCGTCAATCTCGTGCTCATCCACTTCGGCGTCAAGGAAGGGATGATGAACCCAGCGGAGATGAGTGCCTGA
- a CDS encoding DUF5789 family protein, with product MADDKQGRDEQADDEKRRQRERMQEEARTHDDEEEPMRVDPDEGLGDLDEALKSHDYPATTDELVEVYGDYELETQGGKQSLEDVLSSTDDQIYDSAEDVHRRILELIGR from the coding sequence ATGGCAGATGATAAACAGGGCCGAGATGAGCAAGCGGATGATGAAAAACGTCGCCAGCGAGAGCGGATGCAAGAGGAGGCACGTACCCACGACGATGAAGAAGAGCCGATGCGCGTTGACCCTGATGAAGGGCTTGGTGATCTTGATGAAGCGCTCAAATCGCACGACTATCCAGCCACGACAGATGAGTTGGTTGAGGTCTATGGCGACTATGAACTTGAAACGCAGGGCGGCAAGCAATCCCTGGAGGACGTACTCTCTTCAACTGATGACCAAATATATGACTCAGCCGAGGACGTTCACAGACGGATACTGGAACTCATAGGGCGATAA
- a CDS encoding APC family permease, producing MADSLGLKESISMALGGMIGGGIYAVLGVVANITMSAVWVAFLAAGIVAMCAGYSYNKLNSLTDNQGGSVTFVQCYLDNSTLAGIAGWTLLFGYIGSMAMYAFAFGEFTAAFGIIPESVLELPTRPLISVLAVAGFVGLNLLGSRTTGAAENVLVALKIGILVVFGILGLVYAFGFSGAQFEYGVSHLGGFGPLMAAAISFVAFQGWQLLYYDQEGIENPVDTIRTAVYISIPVAVAIYILVGMVTVNLVPQALTSHPHVALKDAASLMMQPYGLAQLGAVVLALSALFSTGSAINATLFSSAHFAKGMLGDDLLPDQIGSSDADGVPERTVLVLGVITGAFTWFGGLGAITSFASLSFILVFGSMSYLAFRQRDHDEVNALIPAIGTVGSLAFFPLMMYNLYTREPNTFYIVLGIAVVVLAVELLYFERDIIEEEVKQFEPDPGVIDESN from the coding sequence ATGGCTGACAGCCTCGGACTGAAAGAGAGTATCTCAATGGCACTCGGCGGCATGATCGGAGGTGGCATCTACGCCGTTCTCGGTGTGGTGGCAAACATAACGATGTCCGCCGTCTGGGTCGCGTTTCTTGCCGCCGGAATCGTCGCCATGTGTGCGGGCTACTCGTACAACAAGCTCAACAGTCTCACGGACAACCAGGGCGGCTCTGTAACCTTTGTCCAGTGTTATCTCGACAACTCCACTCTGGCTGGAATCGCCGGCTGGACGCTCCTGTTCGGCTACATCGGTTCGATGGCGATGTACGCCTTCGCCTTCGGTGAGTTCACGGCTGCTTTCGGCATCATCCCCGAAAGCGTTCTGGAGCTCCCGACCAGACCGCTCATCTCGGTCTTGGCGGTGGCCGGGTTCGTCGGCCTCAATCTGCTCGGGTCGCGGACTACCGGAGCCGCAGAAAACGTCCTCGTCGCACTGAAGATCGGCATCCTCGTCGTGTTCGGTATTCTCGGGCTGGTGTATGCGTTCGGATTCAGTGGTGCGCAGTTCGAGTATGGTGTTAGCCATCTTGGTGGATTTGGCCCCCTCATGGCGGCGGCTATCTCGTTCGTGGCGTTCCAGGGCTGGCAGCTCCTGTACTACGACCAAGAGGGCATCGAGAACCCCGTCGATACCATCCGGACGGCCGTGTACATCTCCATCCCGGTCGCCGTTGCAATCTACATCCTCGTGGGAATGGTGACGGTGAACCTCGTTCCGCAGGCGCTCACATCCCACCCACACGTCGCGCTGAAGGATGCTGCCTCACTGATGATGCAGCCCTACGGGCTAGCACAACTCGGAGCGGTCGTCCTTGCGCTGTCGGCGTTGTTCTCGACGGGGAGCGCCATCAACGCGACCCTGTTCTCGTCGGCGCATTTCGCCAAGGGAATGCTCGGTGACGACCTCCTCCCCGATCAGATCGGGAGTTCGGATGCTGACGGGGTTCCCGAGCGGACAGTCCTCGTCCTAGGTGTCATCACTGGGGCGTTTACGTGGTTCGGGGGACTCGGTGCTATCACCTCGTTCGCATCGCTGTCGTTCATCCTCGTGTTCGGGTCAATGAGCTACCTCGCGTTCCGCCAGCGTGATCACGACGAGGTGAACGCTCTCATCCCCGCAATCGGAACAGTCGGTTCGCTGGCGTTCTTCCCGCTAATGATGTACAACCTGTACACTCGGGAACCGAACACGTTCTATATCGTGCTTGGTATCGCCGTCGTCGTGCTTGCCGTTGAACTTCTCTACTTCGAGCGCGACATCATCGAGGAGGAAGTCAAACAGTTCGAGCCAGATCCCGGAGTTATCGACGAGAGCAACTGA
- a CDS encoding transposase, with amino-acid sequence MAATCESQRTVFRRIAQQPYVEWPVYDSTPLYDRTSLAGLESDIRAVSEIWFTHHEHDSVEQFVFELPLAYFRFEAHDRYGSSTCYEMDTLFRVFILKECHEWDHETALIEYLNRSPALCEQLGLETVPDQSTLWRSWHERFSVELRSTVETVSRAILIKAQNASVSVPRDPERKLRYRNNDDEDSTPDEQRVLERTEAITDHVGRIVFPAFSLDRGEGCEIHENAYWSLQTYLGLRENLAANEGARSFTYESARERTPLGHAHRDQIRDLSIEQIREMYRQAVTRLMSEVAETEEFFRAGIVAIDITEADPFTGDRTGHEDEIIGTKEKTDEYAYQWATVQLVGNAVPIVLDARPVRNGESRLEIVKDLLDSAEDLVHVDNVLMDREFDSQRVLEMISQRGLSYVVPKRMQTSEKAQAKRLLQRDQDRYETNRKLHLGKNEWHETTLIYRRKENSEHDDHQQYSVFMTNRGSGHLTEYGYRWEIESGYRSIKRFMAATTSKDFGLRFFYFAFACLLYSIWRAVDLLVQVELIGEYEHAPIVTADNTLTLLKKETGIG; translated from the coding sequence GTGGCTGCGACCTGTGAGTCACAACGCACTGTCTTTCGACGAATCGCTCAACAGCCGTACGTCGAGTGGCCAGTCTATGACTCGACGCCGTTGTACGATCGAACCTCACTCGCCGGGTTAGAATCGGACATTCGAGCCGTTTCGGAAATCTGGTTTACTCACCACGAACACGATTCAGTCGAGCAGTTCGTATTCGAACTCCCATTAGCCTACTTCAGATTCGAGGCCCACGATCGCTACGGGAGTTCGACATGCTACGAGATGGACACCCTCTTTCGCGTGTTCATCCTGAAAGAATGCCACGAGTGGGACCACGAGACCGCGCTGATCGAGTATCTCAATCGTAGTCCAGCACTCTGCGAACAATTGGGTCTGGAGACAGTGCCGGACCAATCGACGCTGTGGCGCAGTTGGCACGAACGGTTCAGTGTCGAGCTTCGCAGTACAGTCGAGACAGTTTCCCGGGCGATTCTCATCAAGGCCCAGAATGCAAGTGTCTCGGTCCCACGCGACCCTGAGCGTAAGCTCCGTTATCGGAACAACGACGACGAGGATTCGACACCTGACGAGCAACGCGTCTTGGAGCGGACGGAAGCGATCACGGACCACGTCGGCCGAATTGTCTTCCCGGCGTTCTCGCTGGATCGAGGAGAGGGATGTGAGATCCACGAGAACGCCTACTGGAGCTTGCAGACGTATCTGGGGCTCCGTGAGAACCTCGCTGCCAACGAGGGCGCTCGTAGTTTCACCTACGAGTCGGCTCGTGAGCGGACGCCGTTAGGGCACGCTCATCGAGACCAGATTCGCGATCTCTCTATCGAGCAGATTCGCGAGATGTACCGACAGGCCGTCACCAGACTCATGAGCGAAGTCGCGGAGACAGAGGAGTTCTTCCGAGCCGGGATCGTCGCAATCGATATCACCGAAGCTGATCCCTTCACCGGCGATAGAACGGGCCACGAAGACGAAATCATCGGCACGAAGGAGAAAACTGACGAGTACGCCTACCAGTGGGCGACAGTCCAATTAGTCGGCAACGCCGTCCCAATCGTGCTGGACGCGCGGCCAGTTCGGAATGGTGAGTCCCGCTTAGAAATCGTCAAGGACCTCTTGGATTCTGCCGAGGACCTCGTCCACGTCGATAACGTCCTGATGGACCGGGAGTTCGACAGTCAGCGCGTCCTGGAGATGATCAGCCAGCGTGGGCTGTCGTACGTCGTCCCGAAACGGATGCAGACCAGCGAGAAAGCCCAAGCGAAGCGGTTGCTCCAGCGTGATCAAGACCGGTACGAGACCAACCGTAAACTCCATCTCGGCAAGAACGAGTGGCACGAGACGACGCTGATCTACCGACGCAAAGAGAACTCAGAGCACGACGATCATCAACAGTATTCGGTGTTCATGACGAATCGAGGGAGCGGGCACCTCACGGAGTACGGCTACCGTTGGGAAATCGAGAGTGGGTACAGGTCAATCAAGCGATTCATGGCCGCGACGACGTCCAAGGACTTCGGACTCAGATTCTTCTACTTCGCGTTCGCGTGTCTGCTCTACTCGATTTGGCGAGCAGTCGATCTGCTCGTCCAGGTCGAATTGATTGGGGAGTACGAGCACGCACCGATTGTGACGGCAGATAATACGCTGACGCTGCTGAAGAAGGAGACAGGAATCGGATAG
- a CDS encoding DUF2270 domain-containing protein, whose protein sequence is MEEAIAHRLRWIYLPLFAVILAAWVIRVTAFVEHPRLESLLSARFPACS, encoded by the coding sequence ATGGAGGAAGCGATTGCCCACCGGCTCCGTTGGATTTACCTTCCGCTGTTTGCCGTGATCCTCGCAGCGTGGGTCATTCGCGTTACGGCGTTCGTTGAGCACCCCCGGCTAGAGAGTCTGCTATCGGCCAGATTCCCGGCGTGCTCGTGA
- a CDS encoding ArsR/SmtB family transcription factor: protein MSTSDAEHELEDIAVRDTGVSDAIDEPMRAMILDILADETLTASDVHERLADRGIDRTENTVRHHINELRDAGLVDVVRFEEGRGGTTKYYGANTIVLSYSLPDSADSAVEEMIDAIQPQITDALTTLTDEYDDEIEDIVTDMQPCEHCRTQKYETHVLLTVLRRAFVRGHRE, encoded by the coding sequence ATGAGCACATCTGATGCCGAGCACGAACTCGAGGATATCGCCGTTCGAGATACGGGGGTCTCCGATGCGATCGATGAACCGATGCGAGCGATGATTCTCGATATTCTTGCTGACGAGACGCTGACGGCGAGCGACGTACACGAGCGCCTCGCCGACCGCGGAATCGACCGAACAGAAAACACCGTGCGCCACCACATCAACGAGCTCCGGGACGCGGGCCTCGTCGATGTCGTCCGGTTCGAGGAGGGGCGCGGTGGGACGACGAAATACTACGGGGCGAACACGATCGTCCTCTCGTACTCACTACCAGATTCGGCCGACTCCGCCGTTGAGGAGATGATCGACGCTATCCAGCCCCAGATTACGGATGCCCTCACCACGCTCACGGACGAGTACGACGACGAAATCGAGGACATTGTCACGGATATGCAGCCCTGCGAGCATTGCCGAACCCAGAAGTACGAAACGCACGTTCTTCTGACTGTCTTGCGACGTGCATTCGTTCGTGGTCACCGAGAATGA
- a CDS encoding heavy-metal-associated domain-containing protein, which yields MSETTQLRVMDFDCPSCASTVERALANQDGVENVEVHYATGRVEIEYDDNVADPATFEQTIENQGYTPQPT from the coding sequence ATGAGCGAAACAACGCAACTCCGCGTGATGGACTTCGATTGTCCGAGCTGTGCAAGCACCGTCGAACGCGCCCTCGCGAATCAGGACGGCGTCGAAAATGTTGAAGTTCACTACGCGACTGGCCGGGTCGAGATTGAGTACGACGACAACGTCGCCGATCCCGCCACGTTCGAACAGACGATCGAGAACCAGGGCTACACGCCCCAGCCCACCTGA
- a CDS encoding heavy metal translocating P-type ATPase, translated as MDTQSVKQYYRKHRQAIIVAVSGLLYAGGWTLGYVSAFDTASAAILILVAIVGGYDIAKTAYHEVTNRTLGIKTLVTLAAIGAIVIGEYWEAAAVIFLFSLGSYLEGRTMRKTRTALQELLEMTPDTATVRRDGELQEIPAREVEEGEVVVVKPGGKIPVDGDVVDGESAVNQAPVTGESAPVHKADGDEVYAGTVNQEGALEIRTTGAGSDTTLERIIRRVEEAQEAQSPTESLIDRFAKYYTPAVIALAIGAYAITQNAILSLTLLVIGCPGALVIGPPVSIVSAIGNAARSGVLMKGGEHLERAGKIDLVAFDKTGTLTKGESTVADVEGFGVVDNEVLSLAATAEKKSEHHLADAIVDTARERPTAATDGGATVAQADNTDASLQSISDPDDFDVVAGKGVIAHTDGHEVVVGNRALLDDRDIDVPSRIADYVREREERGETVVHVIRDGDIIGAIALRDELREAAPGVVAALQDAGIETVMLTGDNERTAAAVAEEVGIDDYRAELLPEDKQSTIEELQTDGHVVAMVGDGINDAPSLATADVGIAMGAAGTDTAIETADMALMADDLERIPYAVKLSKATRWNVLENVGLAVLTVIVLLAGVLTSYVTLAAGMLVHEASVLAVILNGMRLLRY; from the coding sequence ATGGATACCCAATCAGTCAAACAGTACTATCGCAAACACCGGCAGGCCATCATCGTCGCGGTGAGTGGCCTGCTGTACGCCGGCGGCTGGACGCTCGGCTACGTTTCGGCCTTCGACACGGCGAGCGCTGCGATCTTGATCCTCGTGGCGATCGTCGGCGGCTACGACATCGCTAAAACCGCCTACCACGAGGTCACCAACCGGACACTCGGCATCAAGACGCTGGTGACGCTGGCCGCCATCGGTGCCATCGTCATCGGAGAGTACTGGGAGGCCGCAGCCGTCATCTTCCTGTTCAGCCTCGGCAGCTACCTCGAGGGGCGGACCATGCGGAAGACTCGGACGGCACTCCAAGAGCTGCTGGAGATGACGCCCGACACGGCGACCGTCCGGCGCGACGGGGAACTCCAGGAGATTCCCGCCCGTGAGGTCGAAGAGGGCGAAGTCGTCGTCGTAAAGCCGGGCGGAAAGATTCCGGTCGACGGTGACGTCGTCGACGGCGAGAGTGCAGTCAACCAGGCGCCGGTCACCGGCGAGAGTGCGCCCGTCCACAAGGCTGACGGCGACGAGGTCTACGCCGGGACGGTCAACCAGGAGGGCGCACTAGAAATCCGGACGACGGGTGCGGGCTCGGACACGACGCTCGAACGTATCATCCGTCGCGTCGAGGAGGCCCAAGAGGCCCAGTCGCCCACGGAGAGTCTCATCGACCGGTTCGCGAAGTACTACACCCCAGCCGTCATCGCGTTAGCAATTGGCGCGTATGCAATCACGCAGAACGCGATCCTGTCGCTGACCCTGTTGGTCATCGGCTGTCCGGGCGCGCTAGTCATCGGGCCGCCGGTCAGCATCGTCTCGGCCATCGGCAACGCCGCCCGTTCGGGCGTCCTGATGAAGGGCGGCGAACACCTCGAACGCGCTGGCAAGATCGACCTCGTCGCCTTCGACAAAACGGGGACGCTCACGAAGGGCGAGAGCACCGTCGCCGACGTCGAGGGGTTCGGCGTTGTTGATAACGAGGTCCTCTCGCTCGCGGCGACCGCCGAGAAGAAGAGCGAACACCACCTCGCCGACGCCATCGTCGACACGGCCCGCGAGCGCCCGACTGCTGCGACGGACGGTGGGGCGACGGTCGCCCAGGCGGACAATACGGACGCCAGCCTCCAGTCGATTTCCGATCCGGACGATTTCGACGTGGTCGCTGGTAAGGGCGTTATCGCCCATACCGATGGCCACGAAGTTGTCGTCGGCAACCGCGCACTGCTGGACGACCGCGACATCGACGTCCCCAGTCGGATCGCCGACTACGTCCGCGAGCGTGAGGAGCGCGGCGAAACGGTCGTCCACGTCATCCGAGATGGGGACATCATCGGCGCAATCGCGCTGCGGGACGAACTCCGGGAGGCCGCTCCTGGCGTCGTTGCGGCGCTTCAGGACGCCGGCATCGAGACGGTGATGCTGACCGGCGACAACGAGCGGACGGCCGCCGCCGTCGCCGAGGAGGTCGGCATCGACGACTACCGCGCCGAGCTGCTCCCCGAGGATAAGCAGTCCACTATCGAGGAGCTTCAGACCGACGGCCACGTCGTCGCAATGGTCGGCGACGGTATCAACGACGCACCATCGTTAGCAACTGCCGACGTCGGCATCGCGATGGGTGCCGCCGGGACGGACACCGCCATCGAGACCGCCGACATGGCGCTGATGGCCGACGACCTCGAACGCATCCCCTACGCGGTCAAACTGAGCAAAGCGACGCGCTGGAACGTCCTCGAGAACGTCGGGCTCGCGGTGCTGACCGTAATCGTCCTCCTCGCAGGCGTGCTGACCAGCTACGTCACCCTCGCCGCTGGGATGCTGGTCCACGAAGCTAGCGTCCTCGCAGTCATCCTAAACGGGATGCGACTGCTTCGCTACTGA
- a CDS encoding helix-turn-helix domain-containing protein, producing the protein MSEIVGTLQTMPHAKLSIDIPDHTWIGDLSAAHPEVVFQVVTSIPGEGTGIGLVRLKTADPLPLITDIQSRDDIEDLELLWKHEDEALLQIKTVNPLPLLPVLRAGVPLRMPFDIQNGVATWEVTTSTRRLSSLGDHLEDLGIGFTIESVREIDASQADQLLTDRQQEVLLAAVEAGYYRTPRESTLGEVAAALDIANATCSDVLHRAEGHIIHWFVEEHMEV; encoded by the coding sequence ATGAGCGAAATAGTAGGTACGCTACAGACGATGCCACACGCGAAACTTTCCATAGATATCCCCGACCATACCTGGATCGGAGATCTCTCGGCTGCTCATCCGGAGGTGGTGTTTCAAGTCGTCACGAGTATTCCTGGCGAAGGGACCGGTATCGGGCTTGTCAGGCTCAAGACCGCTGACCCACTTCCACTCATTACCGACATTCAATCCCGTGACGACATCGAGGACCTCGAGCTACTCTGGAAGCACGAAGACGAGGCGCTCCTCCAGATAAAGACGGTGAACCCACTTCCACTTCTCCCGGTCCTGCGAGCCGGTGTTCCACTCAGAATGCCCTTCGATATTCAGAACGGTGTCGCTACGTGGGAGGTGACGACATCGACGAGGCGGCTCTCGAGTCTCGGCGATCACCTCGAGGATTTAGGCATCGGCTTCACGATCGAATCTGTTCGCGAAATCGACGCGAGCCAAGCAGACCAGTTGCTCACGGACCGACAGCAAGAGGTGCTTCTGGCTGCTGTCGAAGCAGGCTACTACCGGACACCACGGGAATCGACATTAGGCGAGGTGGCTGCGGCACTCGACATCGCGAACGCGACGTGTAGCGACGTGTTGCACCGAGCGGAGGGCCACATCATCCACTGGTTCGTCGAGGAGCATATGGAAGTGTGA